In Bacillus weihaiensis, the genomic stretch AACACAACCCAAATTTTTTAATCCAAAGCAGTAATAGAACGCCCTTCACGTTATCCATTGTTTATCGTCACGAGCTTTGTCATTCTCGTTAGTTTATTAGCCAATCCATGTCATAACTACCGCTGCCATGTAAAATGTCATCTCGCCTAAGTATCGTACTTTTCTTACTATCCAAGTATTAAAACGATACTCCATGATGGTACAACCATCATGAGCTTTCGATTCTCAAACAAATCACATTCTTATTGTCTCACTCAATAATCTTCACTTTTTATTATTCACTATCTTTATGTATCGGTATCGTTACCATCTTTAGCATTATGAGCTTTGTCATTGTCTTTAGTTTGTAGGTTTTGCAGTATCATAAGTCTTCCTGCCACTTAAAATGTCATCTCGCCTATTTATCGTACTTCTCACAAAATCCAAATATAAAATCAATACTCCATGATGGTACTACCTTCATGAGCTATGAATTTCAGTAAAGCAATATCCAATATCGTCCAAAGTTAAGATTTCTAAAAAAAAACAAAAACACCTGATTCCTAATAAGGCAATCAAGTGCTTTAAGTTCACCTGTTTTTAAGTAGCATAAATTTGTAAGTTTTGTAGTACAAGTATGACACCTTTTACATGTCGCGAAATTGTTACGTTAAAACTTACGAGTTTGTACGAGTTCGTTAGTTTAATATACATTCCATTTGTTTATATTCATCGCAATGTAAAATGTCATCTCGCCTAAACTCGTACTTCCTTTTCTATTCTATCATTGCACGTAATACTCTATGATGGTACAACCATCATGAAGTATATACTTTTTAACAGCCTATTATTTTTCTGCACACTTCATAACATGTTTTAAATTAATTACAGCAATATTTTGTCACTCCTGCATGCAAATGCTATTCTACAAATTTATACTACAACTTTCATAAGTTATTAATTCAATTTAGATATATATATTACTGTAAATTTTTTAAAGGTTATTACTCTTTACTTCCTCAAACCATTCATCTGCAATATGGCTAGCTGTTTTAACATCATCATTCGTATATACTAAATCATACTTATACTCAGCTTTAAAATTCCCACTCTTAACATCATATATTAACTTCATTTCCGTTGGCATGTCTCTTTCATATTCTTTGCACAATGCTTCTATTTTTTCAATATCTTCACATATTATACGCAATACCATTGACTGTCGTTTTGGAGCCACATCATATCTTTCATCTCCATCCTCCAATGCATCATTTACTTTATGACGCTCTACATACTTATTGTTAATGCAATAAAAGAAACCTCCCGAAATCATTCCTGCTTCGCGTGAAGCATAAACATATACTTTATCTGCTCTATCTTCAACGTACTCCATACATATAGATATCATATCTGCTTGTAACTCACTAAATCTATCTTCAAATTCTTTCATCCTACTTTTCACTCCTTAAATTAATTTTTAATAACTTGGAATTCCGACTTACCATCAATAGCGTAATTAACTATAAACTTCTCTGGTCGCATATTATTTCCATCATAAACTATTTCAACATCAACTGTTACTTCTTTAGGAGGTGTTTCTTTCAAAGCCGCAGCCCATGTATCTTCAATCTTCTTATATTCCTTCAAATTAACATCAGATAATTGTGAAACTAAATTATCAATTTTAGGTGATCCTCCAAATCTATCACCCGCCAAATGGCCTGCATGGTCCTGTCCCTTTACTTTTCCTGGTGTATTCTTACTGTGTGACAATCTATCTGTTCTAGTTGTTAATTGTAAATTTTCCGTTTCAAATTTCACAAGCCTACCAGCACCATCAGTTTCATAAAAGTAATCATATTCGCCTGTTTGATATCTAATATTAGGCTTTAATCTATTTTTTCTTCCGTTTGTATACTGTTCTCCTCTTCCCACTAATGTTTTAACATCACTTTCCCCAGCCAAACGATTACCCGTACCCTTAGTACCATCCCCAGTCCCCTTCTCCTCAACCTTCACACTAGACCTAGAAACAACCGAATCAATCCGATCTTCTACTGTCGACCTACTAAACACATTCACCGGCACTGAATTCGCCGTACTCATTTGAAGGGACTGGTTTGGAAATAAGGTTCTGCCTAAGAAGTCGGTGACGTCATCGACAAATCGGGTTCCGCCGTTTTTTATATCTTTATATAATTCTACCGTTTCTTTCTTGATTCCTTCAAATACTTTGTTGTTTTGGACGATTTCTTTTACTTTTTGAGAGATGGCTGGGTTTACTGCTTTGGTGTTGGGTGCTCTGTCTTTGTCTACTTTTAGTAGCTTGAGGTATTTTGATTGGCCTACGTATGGGATGAGAGAGGTTGCTGCTCCTCCAGTTACATACATAATCCCTTCTTTTTCTGAGGTGTCTGATATGGATTGTGCTACCGATTCTAGGACGATGATTGGGTCATCAATGATTTGTTCGAGCGTGCCGGCAAAGGTCTCTACTCTTGTGGTTGCCGCCTTTTTTAGGAATTCGGGTTCGATGAAGTCTGGTATGTTGTTAGATATCGCGATGATTCCCGCATCAATGACAAGGCTGATTAGGCCTTCTGCGATTTCATAGACGGCAACACCTACTCCTTTTATGAAATTCCATACGCCTTCAACGGTTACAGACACGACATCACTTACTCCTTCAAAGAAGTTGGTGTACGTATCCTTGACTGCAGCGGCTTTGTTAGAGTATTCATCATCAACATTTTCGAACTTTTTTACTTTTGTTTCATAAAGGTCCCATAATCCTTCTATATTCTTTTCAAGCATGGCCTTGGAAGATTCAATATTCGTCCGAATAGCATCAAGCTTTTGTTTATTATGTCTGCTTCTTTCTTTTTCTTCTGGAGTTGGATCGTCAAACAAACCAAATAAGAAGCTTGGGGACTTATGTGTTTCTAGGATCGCATGGAACATATTGTTGTTTACCCCTGATTCAATCTGTGTGAGGTTCCACCAGATATCGTTGCGATCGACTCTCATCATACTATTTCGAGAAATAGGTGTAATGTAGGCCGTTGTATCGGTCACGTAGTTTTCAAATAATGATAAAAGATCGTCTATTTGAGCTTGGTAGCTAGTAATATTTTTCTTTGATTGCTGAATGGTGTCATCCCAAACATCCAAGCTTTTTCCCGCGTTACTTTCTACATAAACAGCTATCGAGGTTAGGGAACTGTGCATTTGATTTAAGGCATTTTTGTATGTATGAAGCTGTTCAATAATCTGATCTAATATTCCATAGTTAATTTGGATGTCTCTTTTCATGATTGCCCACTCCGAATCAATTCACTCGCTTCTTCGTCGGCCTTCTTCATTTCTTCTAGCATTTCTTTACCAGCAGTATGAATAGCATACATATCTTTTAGTAAATCCTTATTGATATCATCATTCATATTATCTAGAATCGCATCTACTTTTTCTATGAAATCAGAATTAAAGTTCTTTAATTGATCTCTTGTGCCAGTACGGAAGGTGTCGGTATAACTACTAAACTCTTCAATACTTGATTGAAGGGTTTGTAAAGTGGTTTGTAAATCGTGAACACTCATCTTTATGTGTGTTGTTCCCAATACGTAAACTCCTCTCTACCAACTTTTTATCTAAAATGAACAGATTGAATCGTGGCAAGTAATTGATCAATCTCCGCTATCATTTCTTCTATCATTTCTTTCATCTCTTCTTCAACAGATGCATTTTCTAAGTCCATTTGCTCAAAATTTTTCTTAATCTCATATTTGGCATCCTCCAAAGACGAGCTAATCCCAGAAACTAAGTTATAACAAAAGCCTGACGTATAAAGTGCCATTACCTTTTACCCGCTCTTTCCATAGACTCAATTTCAAGCTGAAGACGTTTCATGTCCTGTGCTGAAAATTCGATTGACTTCATATTTTTTGAACAATAAAATCTTCTTTTATAAGCAGAAGAAAGGCTTCTTCCATATCATCTTTATAGCCAGTATGGATCACATTTGTAATTAATGGCTCTGTAAAATAGATCGTTGTATCTTTCTTCATTTCTCCTACAGGGTAAATAGCGCCACCGTAAGGGAAATACGTTTGATACCCTGTTGGTGCTATAAAACGTTTTGTAATCACAACTTTGGTAGGTGAAGACGTTTGATGTTCCGGAATAAAATGAAGTGGATTAAGTTCAACCACTGTTCCTAGCGGTAACACCTCTCTCATAATTTCCATACAGGAAGTAATAAGGAGGACAAAAAGCTCCTCAGGTAAACAAAAATATGTTTGTGCAAACTGAATCACGTGCTCATTATGTTCTCTTCTATAAGTAATCTTTTCTCCATTTGTACATTGTAATTCGCAGGAGGATCGCTCTTGCTTGTAAGCATAGTAAAGTTCTTGAAAGACAAGTTCATCATCAAGATACACATCTGCAAACTCATTGATTGCCACACGATATCTAATCTTTGCTTCATTTGATAAAGAATTAATGACTTGAGCCACTTTTTCCATAGCGAGTGTTTTTAACTTTATTTTTTCATTCATTCCACTCACTCACTTTCATGTTAATATTTTACATACATAGTTTATTATAAATAAAGTGATTGGAAATTATATAGTAAATAATATCTAAAAATAACAGGTACACTTCAATACTCCTAGATATATGTACTTACTCTTTCAAGAAAAATAGTCTGAAAGGTTACTATGTGAATCAATCAACTTCAATGTATCATCTGTTACTGCTGTTTTTGCATGGGCTAAACCTCCCTGTTCATTCTCATAGGTGATTTTCGATTGTTGTGAAGGTTTTCATAGATTCCTGAGATTCCGTTAAAGAAAGCGACTTGCATGTCAACAAGGCGAAGGAGGGCGACGATTACATCAATTTGTGCTTGATAAAAGCCTTTAATAGCAGTAGCCCCTTTTCCTTGAAGATTTTCATCAAGCTGAACAATCTGTGTAAATTGCTTTATAAGACTCTGTAATTATTCTCGTAATCTGGCGTATTCATTCGAACGATCTTCCATCGACTCACGTAACGACTTAGCCACATACACTTTCAAATTAGCCATCAATCCTCTCCCATTGAGAATAGCTTTCTATTAAAATATGTCCCCTTGTCCATTTCTTCTTTATGTATAAAAATAAACTCCCCACTACATATACCCCGATTATCCAAAAGATTGAGGGATTTCTCAAATTTGTAAAAGAAAAGAAAACAATAGCGCACACATCTTTTTCACTTAGATGTTGGGGTTATTGACAGCTTGTAGGAAAAATCTCAATACATTCCTGTGAAATAGCTTTCAGTTATATAGTTGAATTGAAAGCTCTTACTGGTAAAGCATAAAAATAGCACCATTACATTAAACTCACTCGTTATCTACAAATCATCTAATCTAGTTCTTTAGCACTAAAAAACATGCCGCTTGACGCGATTTTTGTAAAGAAATTGTAGAGAACCCTTCGATAGAATACAAAAGTGTGTGAAAGAAAATAAAGAAAGAAGAGAGGAGATTTATGTTGAATTGGTTTAAAAAGAATACTAGTAAGAAAGCGTTTAAACTTTTTTCTATTGTGATGTTGCTATTTTACACGTTTTCTACTGTCATACCACCTAAGCTAGTAGTAGCTGACACCCAGTATGACGTAGATACAAATGAAAATGGTGAAATCCGTAATGAGAAAACAGGTAAGGATTATGAACGTGCAAGCATTGACAAGAAAGTATCTTGGGGAAATAAGCCAGGAGAATACTTCATTGATTTAAAGATTGAAGGAAAAGATGCAACGAAAATTGAAACAACCGATATTGTGCTCGTTTATGACAATTCCAGCAGTATGGGTACCCATGACCGAGTTACAACGGCTAAAAATGCAACTACCAACTTTGTAAACGGGCTTTTAAAGTAAAGGTAGATTCGTATAATAAATCAATCTATTTATCTGTCGCTCTTATACCCAAGCATATATAGGAATAAAAAACGTTTCTTACAGCGTAAGAAACGTTTTTTGTTCGTTTATTTAACCTTTTATCATCCTAAACCTTCTCCAGCCTAAAACACCTAAGCCTACTAATACGGAAAAGATTCCTATTAAAAGGATATTACTAGTATTGGTCGCTGTATTTGGAAGCTTTCCGTTTTTATTACCTTCAATTGACGTATTCTCTTCTTTTACTTTTTCATTCTCTTTTTCATCGTTGTCAATCTTACCATCTGAATCCTTTCCACCATCTAAATCATCATCTTCTTGATTTTTACTAGGTGGTGTTACTTCATCGTCATGACTAGGATCTTCTGGTGTTGGTGCTGGCGTTGGAGTTGGATCGACCTCTTCTTCTGTTTCAGGAGTGTATTTAAATGTACCTAGTTCTTTATTTGTATCAAGTAAGGTTGCAAAAACTGTTAGGGTAAATTCTTTTTCAAGATCTACATCTAAAGCTACCTCATCTTCTTGATCTGTTGCTGAACCTTCAAGTATAATGTTTTTTTCCATTTCGAGTGAAGTTGAACCGGACACTGATGGATACTCCACTTTACTAAATACTGTTTTACCACCCTGTTCAATTTTATAAGTAACTGGAATGATCATTTCTGGATTTGGATTCTTCGTATAAGTAGAAGCTGGAATGCTATTCATCCATTGATCAAAATCAGTTAAATGTAATAGGGAAGAGATAGTCAATTCTCCTTCATTAATAGAAGCTTCCATCGTACCAGTTGCATTGTTTGCAATGTCCCCGCTTGTGCTATACATGTTCTTACTCACATAGCTAAATGCTTCAATGACATGTGGAAGATAAAACTTATTATCATGTTCACCATTTTCAATCAAGAACATATGCTCCACTTCTTTTTCCCGTAACTGCTGATCTAGCTGAATAGCAGGAGTACCGAATCCATAAATATCACGGTTACCAGAGATAAAGTAATGTGTATAGTTCTGAAGATATTCATCACTTACCTCTTTTGCAATCGCATTTGGACTATATTCTCTCCCATAGCTAAATGCTCCAAAGAAACTGATAATAGATGAGAAATAATTTGGATTACGAAGTCCAATCCCATAGGCACCTTGGCCACCCATCGATGCACCGGCTGTTCCATTGTATCTTGCATCTGAAACAGTACGATAATGTTCATTAATAAAAGGAACTAAATCTTCGGTCACCATTAGCTCCCAATTGTCACGCCACCAACTTACTGCATCACTATCTGGGATAACGACAATCATATCCTTAATGTCACCATTCGCAATTCCTTTATCAAGTAATCGATCAATACCATCAATCTCATAAGACTTACTTGTACTGCTAAACTGATGTAATAGGTACGTAACTGGATATCTCTTATCGGATTCAAAATAACCTTCTGGAAGATAAACTCGATAATTCATTTCCGTCGATCCTTCTATCCCTTTTGCAGCCGCAGCATAGCTAGACGTATAACGATCAACATAAAATCGATCATGATCCCCATACATATGGATATTGCCTTGATCAATCGTGTAATAATGATTAACTACCTCTGTAATTGTATCGCCCTTTGCTGTTAAGATAGTTCTTTCTGCTTGATACAAATACATATCTTTATAGATATATACATTTATTGATTGATCTGTAACGGTAACCTCACCATCTCCATTTGTATACGTTTTCACTTTTTCTAGTAATCTTTCTTTATCATAACCTGATTGGAAATAATCTGATGCAACTGTTTTGGCATATGCATCTATATCTTTTGCCTCAATTGCAGCATTTTGTTTTTCTACAAACTCCTTCATTTGAGCTGTAATTGACGAATCGGCTAGTTCAGAAGGTAAGCCTACAATTTTATTATAAGCTGCAGGTGAATAAATTCCTACTGGACCCTGATACCAACCTCCACCACCATTGGAATTAGCCATTCTAATGGCAATTGTGTTACTTCCACCGTAATTTAAGATAGTAGAATCTAATTCATATAAACGATCGACATCCCATGGATTGCTTTCATCATAATTTCCACCTGCTTCAGGTATACCAGTCGCACCGACACGTACACCGTTCACATATACTTCATTTGCCTCATCAAACTTACCTAGAGCTAATAGCAAATCCTCAGATTTAAAATCAGTTGGCATGTCAAATTCTCGTACATACCAAGCATAGCCTGTCCAATTTGGATTTCCACCGAGGCTACTTTCAAAAGTAGCAGTCCACCAACCAAGTGCCGGTTGAACGGTTCCCCAGCTATTCCACTCTTCCTTCGTAACGTTTTTGATATCATCAAGCGCTACTTTTTCTTTAGTTAAATAGGGTTTGTAGGCACTAAATTTCCAATCACCCATCAAATCGATTAATTGTTCATCAGGCCTTGTACCTGTATCCATAATACGTACAAGTGATTGATTCCCAATTTCAATCGTGTAACCTAACATTTTTGCCGTGACACTTATACTTGAGCTTGTACCATTCACTGTATTTGGGACACTAAACGAACCGCTAACATCAGTTGAGCTATCTACAGCTAGCTTCTTATTATCCTTGTAAAGCTCATCGCCTGTTACTGGATCCGTTAGCTTCACTTCAATGAGCATATCAGTAGACTGAGGTGAAATTTCACTAAAATGTTCACTCACATCAATATCATACCCTACCTCAATCGTATCAACAGAACTAGCTGCTACCTGAGGGGATAATGATACATCTCCATTTACCATACTTGAATAAAAACGTTGACTAAAACGATTCATGACACGACTAATTGATTCTTGTAAGT encodes the following:
- a CDS encoding immunity protein YezG family protein, which codes for MKEFEDRFSELQADMISICMEYVEDRADKVYVYASREAGMISGGFFYCINNKYVERHKVNDALEDGDERYDVAPKRQSMVLRIICEDIEKIEALCKEYERDMPTEMKLIYDVKSGNFKAEYKYDLVYTNDDVKTASHIADEWFEEVKSNNL
- a CDS encoding DNA/RNA non-specific endonuclease; protein product: MKRDIQINYGILDQIIEQLHTYKNALNQMHSSLTSIAVYVESNAGKSLDVWDDTIQQSKKNITSYQAQIDDLLSLFENYVTDTTAYITPISRNSMMRVDRNDIWWNLTQIESGVNNNMFHAILETHKSPSFLFGLFDDPTPEEKERSRHNKQKLDAIRTNIESSKAMLEKNIEGLWDLYETKVKKFENVDDEYSNKAAAVKDTYTNFFEGVSDVVSVTVEGVWNFIKGVGVAVYEIAEGLISLVIDAGIIAISNNIPDFIEPEFLKKAATTRVETFAGTLEQIIDDPIIVLESVAQSISDTSEKEGIMYVTGGAATSLIPYVGQSKYLKLLKVDKDRAPNTKAVNPAISQKVKEIVQNNKVFEGIKKETVELYKDIKNGGTRFVDDVTDFLGRTLFPNQSLQMSTANSVPVNVFSRSTVEDRIDSVVSRSSVKVEEKGTGDGTKGTGNRLAGESDVKTLVGRGEQYTNGRKNRLKPNIRYQTGEYDYFYETDGAGRLVKFETENLQLTTRTDRLSHSKNTPGKVKGQDHAGHLAGDRFGGSPKIDNLVSQLSDVNLKEYKKIEDTWAAALKETPPKEVTVDVEIVYDGNNMRPEKFIVNYAIDGKSEFQVIKN
- a CDS encoding DUF4176 domain-containing protein, with product MNEKIKLKTLAMEKVAQVINSLSNEAKIRYRVAINEFADVYLDDELVFQELYYAYKQERSSCELQCTNGEKITYRREHNEHVIQFAQTYFCLPEELFVLLITSCMEIMREVLPLGTVVELNPLHFIPEHQTSSPTKVVITKRFIAPTGYQTYFPYGGAIYPVGEMKKDTTIYFTEPLITNVIHTGYKDDMEEAFLLLIKEDFIVQKI
- a CDS encoding T7SS effector LXG polymorphic toxin encodes the protein MKQFTQIVQLDENLQGKGATAIKGFYQAQIDVIVALLRLVDMQVAFFNGISGIYENLHNNRKSPMRMNREV
- a CDS encoding alpha/beta hydrolase-fold protein gives rise to the protein MKKGKRIFALITTILLVIASFDGTAFAKSEANVIQMDGVLSYKVIVPEGYDNENGQLYPVLYLMPEDGEAQYNDKMVSMIQSEMTTDKAGNMIVVMPSFDRTEDFRVTMDKVIADVDRNFKTIPTVEKRAVLGVGIGGYMAYILGMTDEEKILTKPDTIKNIASIRGHFVGSENTLYNEYGDVYNVISQIGKSNIVNYYTYLDGPTEDTSTSMSHSTNDIGALFINWYKTISYDLHEYTSRYGVYDDSYLQESISRVMNRFSQRFYSSMVNGDVSLSPQVAASSVDTIEVGYDIDVSEHFSEISPQSTDMLIEVKLTDPVTGDELYKDNKKLAVDSSTDVSGSFSVPNTVNGTSSSISVTAKMLGYTIEIGNQSLVRIMDTGTRPDEQLIDLMGDWKFSAYKPYLTKEKVALDDIKNVTKEEWNSWGTVQPALGWWTATFESSLGGNPNWTGYAWYVREFDMPTDFKSEDLLLALGKFDEANEVYVNGVRVGATGIPEAGGNYDESNPWDVDRLYELDSTILNYGGSNTIAIRMANSNGGGGWYQGPVGIYSPAAYNKIVGLPSELADSSITAQMKEFVEKQNAAIEAKDIDAYAKTVASDYFQSGYDKERLLEKVKTYTNGDGEVTVTDQSINVYIYKDMYLYQAERTILTAKGDTITEVVNHYYTIDQGNIHMYGDHDRFYVDRYTSSYAAAAKGIEGSTEMNYRVYLPEGYFESDKRYPVTYLLHQFSSTSKSYEIDGIDRLLDKGIANGDIKDMIVVIPDSDAVSWWRDNWELMVTEDLVPFINEHYRTVSDARYNGTAGASMGGQGAYGIGLRNPNYFSSIISFFGAFSYGREYSPNAIAKEVSDEYLQNYTHYFISGNRDIYGFGTPAIQLDQQLREKEVEHMFLIENGEHDNKFYLPHVIEAFSYVSKNMYSTSGDIANNATGTMEASINEGELTISSLLHLTDFDQWMNSIPASTYTKNPNPEMIIPVTYKIEQGGKTVFSKVEYPSVSGSTSLEMEKNIILEGSATDQEDEVALDVDLEKEFTLTVFATLLDTNKELGTFKYTPETEEEVDPTPTPAPTPEDPSHDDEVTPPSKNQEDDDLDGGKDSDGKIDNDEKENEKVKEENTSIEGNKNGKLPNTATNTSNILLIGIFSVLVGLGVLGWRRFRMIKG